A genomic segment from Methanoplanus limicola DSM 2279 encodes:
- a CDS encoding YbgA family protein — MTMKTEFEKPEIVVSRCLGFGHVRYDGSMIKSDEVEALKKYVNFIPVCPEVEIGLGIPRAVIRIVRINNEDRLIQPSTGRDITEQMNEFSESFLSKTDKTDGFIMKNRSPSSGISNVNVYPGPDKSNKIDRRAGFFGGAIIDRFPDYPVEDEGRLKNERIREHFLTRIFLLAELRKTESEGSIKELRNYHHKNKTLLLSYSQKYLKILGNIAAEGNRPDEELFSFYRRNLLLATKRPVTYKSEINAFMHAFGQTSDRLNKNEREYFLESLESYRKNLLPAVAIKKILFGWALADEKSDLMDQTFFRPYPDDLTFYRPESMQRGKDFSTD, encoded by the coding sequence ATGACTATGAAGACAGAATTTGAAAAACCGGAGATCGTTGTGAGCCGCTGCCTTGGTTTTGGCCACGTCAGATATGACGGCAGCATGATCAAAAGTGATGAGGTTGAGGCACTAAAGAAATATGTAAATTTCATTCCGGTCTGTCCCGAAGTTGAGATCGGCCTTGGAATTCCAAGAGCAGTAATAAGGATAGTCAGGATAAATAATGAAGACCGGCTCATTCAGCCCTCAACCGGAAGAGACATTACTGAACAGATGAATGAATTTTCTGAATCATTCCTATCAAAAACAGACAAAACAGACGGATTCATAATGAAAAACAGATCACCGTCATCCGGCATCTCAAATGTAAATGTCTACCCCGGACCGGATAAATCAAACAAAATAGACAGGAGGGCAGGATTTTTTGGCGGTGCAATAATCGACAGATTTCCAGATTACCCGGTTGAAGACGAAGGCCGGCTTAAAAATGAGAGAATAAGGGAACATTTCCTCACGAGAATATTCCTCCTCGCAGAACTCAGAAAAACTGAATCAGAAGGTAGTATAAAAGAGCTGAGAAATTACCACCACAAAAACAAGACACTTCTTCTCTCATACAGCCAGAAATACCTAAAAATTCTCGGGAATATAGCCGCAGAAGGTAACAGACCGGATGAAGAACTATTCAGTTTTTACAGGAGAAATCTCCTTTTGGCAACAAAACGGCCTGTAACTTACAAATCTGAGATAAACGCTTTCATGCATGCGTTCGGGCAGACATCTGACAGGCTGAATAAAAATGAGAGAGAATACTTCCTGGAAAGTCTTGAATCCTACCGAAAAAATCTCCTGCCCGCAGTGGCGATTAAAAAAATACTTTTTGGATGGGCATTAGCGGATGAAAAATCAGATTTAATGGATCAGACATTCTTCAGGCCTTATCCTGACGATTTAACCTTCTACAGACCGGAAAGCATGCAGAGGGGAAAGGATTTTTCAACAGACTAA
- a CDS encoding DNA-directed DNA polymerase II large subunit: protein MQASPEMESYFKSLEDDLYKAIEIAKQARKVGIDPALDVEIPVASDLADRVEALLGYPGVAKRLRELGEEMSREEVSLKIGDDFIARRFGEETKEEILDHAIRTSMALLTEGVVAAPTEGIGKIAVGKNDDGTEYLKIYYAGPIRSAGGTAQALSVLVGDYVRKGLGIGRYIPRNEEVERYVEEIKKYNSISSLQYMPSDDELRHIIRNCPVCIEGEPTERVEVSGYRNLERIETNTVRGGMGLVVAEGLALKAPKIQKTVRKVKMEGWEWLDDIISGSFSSAPSGGEEEKDEEEEADSSKKCKIKPKDKYIRDLVGGRPVFSYPLRPGGFRLRYGRSRNTGFAAAGFNPSGLHLLGNFLAVGTQMKVERPGKACGVVPVDSIEGPTVRLYSGEVLRVDDIPTAIKLEKSVERILDVGEILVSYGEFLENNHTLIPSAYCHEWWVLEGGKERPVSGRQAIDMVLEGAYLHPDFMYIWDDLTAADILELSDIVSGFGNMSGDTLTLPNNARTKELLELLLLPHKVLSGNLVISDAAVLTACLGLDDSLNRKEFPGGEYPEDPLELVSYLSGFKVRSKAGTRIGGRMGRPGKSKERKMNPAPNVLYPVGNEGGSRRSFQQVAKSKDNRDGGFITAEVGLRRCPSCGFRTYINICECGTHTEPVYVCPRCRHDVVKGVCPVCGVEGVCAQTITINVKNEYDRALKALGMRDSELKLVKGVKGLMSKERCVEALEKGILRARQDLYVFKDGTLRYDMIDLPLTQIIPREIGVSYQRLLELGYTHDVYGKPLESDEQILELKCQDILVSEHCGEWLIKVSKFVDEMLEKVYGMEPYYNASRRDDLVGSLLMGLAPHTSAGVLVRLIGFTKALVGYGHPFFHAAKRRNCFQGDTKLTVYDGQRWDTLPIKKFVLENFDVSCKSVDCVGTYYSDPVKPYWVRAVDVNGNVRMRQVTSVSVHKSPDTLLYFETQRGKNIMVTPEHSMLVSDLNYQRKIKALELKEGDYIPGFEGGAMIPDMIVKREPVVSADDYVYCLTVSEDHTVEVNGIFTGQCDGDEDCVMLLLDGLINFSRSFLPETRGGSMDAPLVLTRRIDPAEVDKESHNVDACPSYPLELYLAGLDYVHPKDLEKIVDHVELRIGKPEQYEGIMFTHNTTDISAGPLISSYNTLHSMVDKLEAELELGRIIRAVDEDDVAERVLNTHFIRDIMGNLNSYSRQKVRCTKCNSSYRRMPLAGKCTKCGNKLIATVHEGSVKKYLHMSLKMCEDYKVSAYTRQRVEVLNMAVISTFGEPPEKQLGLADFM from the coding sequence ATGCAGGCATCACCGGAGATGGAGAGTTATTTCAAATCACTTGAGGATGACCTCTATAAGGCCATCGAAATAGCAAAACAGGCAAGGAAGGTCGGAATTGATCCCGCGCTTGATGTTGAAATTCCGGTGGCGAGCGACCTTGCCGACAGGGTGGAGGCACTTTTGGGGTATCCGGGCGTTGCCAAAAGACTTAGGGAACTTGGGGAGGAGATGTCCAGGGAAGAGGTCTCCTTAAAGATAGGTGATGATTTTATTGCCAGAAGGTTTGGTGAGGAGACAAAGGAGGAGATCCTCGACCATGCCATACGTACATCAATGGCCCTTCTTACCGAAGGTGTTGTGGCCGCACCTACGGAAGGTATCGGTAAGATTGCCGTCGGGAAAAATGATGACGGGACCGAATATTTAAAGATCTATTATGCTGGGCCTATCCGTAGTGCGGGTGGAACAGCGCAGGCCCTCTCTGTTCTTGTCGGGGATTATGTCAGAAAAGGTCTTGGCATCGGCCGATATATCCCAAGGAATGAGGAGGTTGAGAGATATGTCGAGGAGATTAAGAAGTACAACTCTATCTCAAGCCTTCAGTATATGCCTTCAGATGATGAACTCAGGCATATCATCAGGAACTGCCCTGTCTGTATTGAGGGCGAACCTACCGAACGTGTTGAGGTCTCCGGATACAGGAATCTTGAGAGAATTGAGACCAATACTGTAAGGGGCGGTATGGGTCTTGTTGTGGCTGAAGGTCTTGCGCTGAAGGCCCCTAAAATCCAGAAAACTGTGCGCAAGGTAAAAATGGAGGGCTGGGAATGGCTTGATGATATCATATCCGGGTCATTCTCGTCAGCGCCCTCAGGCGGTGAGGAGGAGAAGGATGAAGAAGAAGAGGCTGACTCCTCAAAGAAGTGCAAAATCAAGCCGAAGGACAAGTACATCCGTGACCTTGTCGGCGGCAGGCCTGTATTTTCCTACCCACTAAGGCCAGGCGGCTTCAGGCTGAGATATGGCCGTTCAAGAAATACCGGGTTTGCTGCCGCAGGGTTTAACCCGTCAGGCCTGCATCTGCTCGGCAACTTTTTGGCGGTGGGCACACAGATGAAGGTTGAGCGTCCCGGCAAAGCCTGTGGTGTTGTTCCGGTTGATTCCATAGAAGGTCCGACTGTCAGGCTTTATTCCGGAGAGGTTCTGAGGGTTGATGACATACCAACAGCAATTAAACTTGAGAAAAGTGTTGAGAGAATTCTTGATGTCGGGGAAATTCTGGTCTCTTATGGCGAGTTTCTTGAGAATAACCATACTCTTATTCCGTCTGCATACTGTCATGAATGGTGGGTGCTTGAAGGTGGTAAAGAGCGCCCTGTTTCCGGCAGGCAGGCCATTGATATGGTACTTGAAGGGGCGTATCTTCACCCTGACTTTATGTATATATGGGATGATCTGACTGCGGCTGACATTCTTGAGCTTTCAGATATTGTATCCGGTTTTGGTAATATGTCCGGTGATACTCTCACCCTGCCCAACAATGCACGGACAAAGGAGCTGCTGGAGCTTTTGCTCCTGCCCCATAAAGTTCTCTCCGGAAATCTGGTCATTTCGGATGCAGCAGTTCTTACTGCATGCCTCGGGCTTGACGACAGCCTGAACAGAAAGGAATTTCCGGGTGGGGAATATCCTGAAGATCCTCTTGAGCTTGTCTCATATCTCTCCGGATTTAAGGTGAGGTCAAAAGCCGGGACACGGATAGGCGGCAGGATGGGAAGACCTGGCAAGTCAAAGGAGAGGAAGATGAATCCTGCGCCCAATGTGCTGTACCCTGTCGGAAATGAGGGCGGTTCGAGGAGATCTTTTCAGCAGGTTGCAAAATCAAAAGATAACCGTGACGGTGGTTTTATCACCGCCGAAGTAGGCCTGAGGAGATGCCCCTCCTGTGGTTTTCGGACGTATATTAATATCTGTGAGTGTGGCACACATACTGAGCCGGTTTATGTCTGCCCAAGATGCCGCCATGATGTCGTAAAGGGCGTATGTCCGGTATGCGGGGTTGAAGGTGTCTGTGCACAGACTATTACCATTAATGTAAAGAATGAGTATGACCGTGCATTAAAGGCGCTCGGTATGCGTGATTCCGAACTTAAACTTGTAAAGGGCGTAAAGGGCCTGATGTCAAAGGAGAGATGTGTTGAGGCACTGGAGAAGGGAATTTTAAGAGCCAGACAGGACCTTTATGTCTTTAAGGACGGCACACTTCGGTATGATATGATTGACCTTCCCCTCACCCAGATAATCCCGCGTGAGATCGGGGTCAGTTACCAGAGGCTTTTAGAACTTGGATATACCCATGATGTCTATGGTAAGCCCCTTGAATCTGACGAACAGATTCTTGAGCTTAAATGCCAGGATATTTTAGTATCTGAGCATTGTGGAGAGTGGCTCATCAAGGTCTCAAAGTTTGTTGATGAAATGCTCGAGAAAGTCTACGGTATGGAGCCGTATTATAATGCCTCCAGGAGAGATGATCTTGTAGGATCCCTGCTGATGGGCCTTGCACCTCATACCAGTGCAGGTGTGCTGGTGAGGCTTATTGGCTTTACAAAGGCACTTGTTGGCTATGGACATCCGTTCTTTCATGCTGCAAAGAGGAGGAACTGTTTTCAGGGTGATACTAAACTTACGGTCTATGATGGTCAGAGATGGGATACTCTTCCGATAAAGAAATTTGTCCTTGAAAATTTTGATGTAAGCTGCAAATCCGTTGACTGTGTGGGGACATATTATTCAGACCCTGTAAAGCCATACTGGGTTCGGGCTGTCGATGTGAACGGGAATGTCAGGATGAGGCAGGTCACCTCGGTTTCCGTTCATAAATCCCCGGACACTCTTCTTTATTTTGAGACTCAGCGCGGCAAAAATATTATGGTGACACCTGAGCATTCGATGCTTGTCTCTGATCTTAATTACCAGAGGAAGATTAAGGCGCTTGAGTTAAAGGAGGGCGATTATATTCCCGGTTTTGAAGGCGGGGCCATGATTCCGGATATGATTGTCAAAAGAGAGCCGGTTGTCAGTGCTGATGATTATGTTTACTGCCTGACAGTCTCTGAGGACCACACTGTCGAGGTGAACGGGATCTTTACCGGACAGTGTGACGGTGATGAGGACTGCGTGATGCTCCTTCTGGACGGGCTTATCAACTTTTCACGGTCTTTTCTGCCGGAAACAAGGGGCGGATCGATGGATGCCCCTCTTGTTCTGACCCGGAGAATAGACCCGGCTGAGGTTGACAAGGAGAGTCATAACGTAGATGCCTGTCCTTCTTATCCGCTTGAGCTGTATCTCGCCGGCCTTGATTATGTGCACCCTAAGGATCTTGAGAAGATTGTTGACCATGTTGAGCTTCGTATTGGTAAACCTGAACAGTACGAGGGGATTATGTTTACACATAACACAACTGATATCTCAGCCGGTCCTCTGATCTCTTCATATAATACACTTCATTCTATGGTTGATAAACTTGAGGCTGAACTTGAACTGGGCAGAATTATCCGTGCTGTGGATGAGGATGATGTTGCCGAGAGGGTTTTGAATACTCATTTTATCAGGGATATAATGGGAAATCTGAATTCATATTCCAGGCAGAAGGTCAGATGCACGAAATGCAATTCAAGTTACAGGAGGATGCCTCTTGCAGGGAAATGCACGAAGTGCGGCAATAAGCTCATCGCCACCGTTCATGAGGGTTCGGTTAAGAAATACCTCCATATGTCGCTTAAGATGTGTGAAGATTACAAAGTTTCTGCTTATACCCGGCAGAGAGTTGAGGTGCTGAATATGGCGGTTATCTCAACGTTTGGTGAGCCGCCTGAGAAGCAGCTTGGTCTTGCTGATTTTATGTGA
- a CDS encoding thymidylate synthase — MFNIRAFSIGKGHEEAIKTILKHGCCLLTEDGEKTIELPEPLNIHVRDPFEEYMISPYNMFGEGAMKQYVHDLLHGTESEFAYTYHDRLFDHPVKDGENYLGDGDKKGIDQIEYIVQKLKEEPNSRRALGITWFPPKDTKSGNPPCLQRIQCLLRDNNLNMHVEFRSNDMLSALGANMYALVNLQKMIAERLDAGTGWYSHTSVSAHIYHERDYEELSRYIRGLGLKDIPEKMK, encoded by the coding sequence ATGTTTAATATCAGGGCGTTTTCTATAGGCAAAGGGCATGAAGAGGCGATAAAGACAATACTGAAACACGGTTGCTGCCTTCTGACCGAAGACGGGGAAAAGACGATAGAACTGCCAGAACCGCTCAATATTCACGTCAGAGATCCGTTTGAGGAATACATGATAAGCCCGTACAATATGTTTGGAGAGGGCGCGATGAAGCAGTATGTCCATGATCTCCTGCACGGAACAGAGAGCGAATTTGCTTATACATACCATGACCGCCTCTTCGACCACCCTGTAAAAGACGGGGAAAATTACCTGGGAGACGGAGATAAAAAGGGAATTGACCAGATAGAATATATTGTACAAAAACTGAAGGAAGAGCCAAATTCCCGCCGTGCACTCGGCATAACATGGTTCCCTCCGAAAGATACCAAATCCGGTAATCCGCCATGCCTCCAGAGAATACAGTGCCTTCTGCGTGACAATAATCTGAATATGCATGTGGAGTTCCGCTCAAACGACATGCTCTCAGCACTCGGCGCAAATATGTATGCCCTTGTAAACCTCCAGAAGATGATCGCAGAGAGGCTTGACGCAGGTACGGGATGGTACTCCCATACGTCAGTCTCTGCACACATATACCATGAGCGCGACTATGAAGAACTCAGCAGATATATAAGAGGTCTTGGTTTGAAAGACATCCCTGAAAAGATGAAATAA
- a CDS encoding HEAT repeat domain-containing protein, translating into MADKKNVDELIRRLQCGTLDEKRSAVSLLADMGEECLPLVIDAFLETDNNDFRWYAANVLASVGEPAIPLLVKILNDYEDDSVRKYAVSALGTIGEPAIEALLSFFVTGDAKMRGYASLALIKIGEPAIEPLSEFIEYSDDVAHRCALLTLQRIGIDRPEEVESVIDTYR; encoded by the coding sequence ATGGCTGATAAAAAAAATGTGGATGAGCTGATTAGGAGACTTCAATGCGGTACACTTGATGAGAAGAGAAGTGCAGTCTCTCTTCTGGCAGATATGGGTGAAGAATGCCTTCCTTTGGTTATTGATGCATTTCTGGAGACCGATAATAATGATTTCAGGTGGTATGCGGCAAATGTTTTAGCATCAGTTGGTGAACCTGCAATTCCTTTACTTGTAAAAATTCTGAACGATTATGAGGACGATAGTGTCCGGAAATATGCAGTATCTGCCCTTGGAACCATTGGCGAACCTGCTATAGAGGCACTGCTCTCATTTTTTGTTACAGGTGATGCGAAAATGAGGGGCTATGCTTCACTTGCCCTGATTAAAATCGGAGAGCCTGCTATCGAACCCCTCAGTGAGTTTATCGAATATTCAGATGATGTTGCTCACAGGTGCGCTCTTCTGACACTGCAGAGAATTGGCATAGACAGGCCCGAAGAAGTTGAATCTGTAATTGATACTTACAGATGA
- a CDS encoding acylphosphatase — MMVSELYGFQEPETRNERTLTVEAYISGKVQGVGFRACVKKIAAHLSLTGEVMNIEDGRVYLIVTGEGVIIEKLLSTLYECPRAHVREIESRETGLRTFCDFSIIRKK, encoded by the coding sequence ATGATGGTCTCCGAATTGTATGGTTTTCAGGAGCCAGAAACCAGAAATGAAAGAACATTAACAGTTGAAGCATATATCTCCGGGAAAGTACAGGGTGTTGGTTTCAGGGCATGTGTCAAAAAAATTGCAGCCCATCTGTCACTTACCGGGGAAGTTATGAATATCGAAGACGGAAGAGTATACCTGATTGTGACAGGGGAGGGTGTAATCATAGAAAAATTATTATCTACACTCTATGAATGCCCAAGAGCGCATGTACGTGAGATAGAATCCAGGGAAACCGGACTGAGAACATTTTGTGATTTTTCAATAATCCGGAAAAAATGA
- the cas1 gene encoding CRISPR-associated endonuclease Cas1: MEKVTIPWHSVFGFGAHIKASSTTLSIRQKSDLREIPLEKVGHLLLVGGHNLHTSAVSNLLKQKSSISFFDADASPLGILSPYGDESRENMENFQRKTPVYHAASEIVRSSLKSRMNLIDEVMREAGRVLFYEGEHELFLKSLEDVDYLVKIEELRRLHRLVSDMYYEVVSRGINPVHGFKRRTKRPHNDPVNAMLSIGYAMLFGNVSLSVAGSYLSPDHGVLSEGTGSLVNDIMAPLKSGMVDSAVFRVSREYLNPDHYELSTKRCHLKDDLLAVLSDCLHKSIDQKRIDFTVSSYVDHLVKKTPFRVYY; this comes from the coding sequence ATGGAGAAAGTTACAATACCCTGGCACTCGGTTTTTGGATTTGGGGCACATATTAAAGCTTCGTCCACAACCCTTTCTATCCGGCAGAAGAGTGATCTCAGGGAAATCCCTCTTGAAAAGGTTGGTCATCTCCTCCTGGTGGGCGGGCATAATCTGCATACTTCCGCAGTATCCAATCTTCTGAAACAGAAATCCTCAATATCATTTTTTGATGCAGATGCATCTCCACTGGGTATTCTCAGCCCTTATGGTGATGAAAGCCGCGAAAATATGGAGAATTTTCAGAGGAAAACGCCTGTTTATCACGCAGCTTCTGAGATTGTCCGCTCTTCACTCAAATCAAGGATGAATCTCATTGATGAGGTTATGAGGGAAGCCGGGCGGGTTTTATTTTATGAAGGAGAACACGAACTATTCCTGAAATCACTTGAAGATGTTGACTATCTTGTAAAGATAGAAGAACTCCGCAGGCTTCACAGGCTTGTCTCAGATATGTATTATGAGGTCGTATCAAGGGGAATTAACCCGGTTCATGGCTTTAAGAGACGCACAAAAAGGCCCCATAATGATCCTGTGAATGCTATGCTCTCTATAGGTTATGCTATGCTTTTTGGTAATGTCAGTCTCTCTGTTGCAGGCTCTTATCTAAGCCCGGACCATGGTGTTCTCTCAGAGGGCACAGGTTCGCTCGTGAATGATATAATGGCTCCTTTAAAGTCAGGTATGGTGGATTCTGCTGTTTTCAGGGTTTCAAGGGAATATCTGAACCCGGATCATTATGAGCTCAGCACAAAAAGATGTCATTTAAAGGACGACCTGCTGGCAGTTCTCTCAGACTGCCTTCATAAATCAATAGACCAGAAGAGAATTGATTTTACAGTCTCTTCATATGTGGATCATCTGGTGAAAAAAACCCCTTTCAGAGTTTATTACTGA